The Vitis vinifera cultivar Pinot Noir 40024 chromosome 7, ASM3070453v1 genomic interval ATTGAATCCTATACAATTCAATCCTACAGCTTTGATCACAACTCTTATATCTTGAAATTCTTTTAAACTTCATCAACTTCCTCTCCATTTACATAATTTTTGCACACATGACTTGACAAAGACACATGTTCTCTCTTCTGGATCCTGATATCACCCACTAGAGTTGATTCTTTTCCCTCCCTcttgggcaaaaaaaaaaaaaaaaatcaaccccCTTAAATTGTTGCATCATTGAATAAATTGATTTGGGTAATGACCTAACCCCAAGTCCAACAGGCAAGTTGCCTCTATTAAGTACTCTCATGAACCAAAAATATTCCTCAACTACTAATTTGAACCCAAATGTCAATTCACATTTATgcctataaatatttcaaagcCTTACCTGAAACCGTGGTCCATGCTATATGGTGCCCACAAAACGTCTGTTTGATTTGTGAAGTCCAAGAGTCTAGAAGCTCTTGCCCCACCAAGAAAATGAGTCCAGAGGCCCTACGCCTTTGTCATGGACTCTTAAGAAGTACAGGAACGGGTCCCCTCAGTACCATGAATTCTGGGTTTTGGGTAGAAAACTTGGTACCAAATTTCCACCACATTTATGGCATTTTCCCACAAGACATTGAAATGTATACACCATGTGGTGTAATGAGACCATTTGTCATTTGGCAGTGATGGTAggacaattttttaaaattcatcaatgggtttgtttggttaattattaaatgaattgaaTAAGAGCTACCACCGCACCACCCGTGGAGAATGGCGAAAATCACCAGACCATTTGATCGGATGCGAAGGTGTTATAATTTTTGCATGTGAGTCACGATTATTTGTTTGCCAATCATTTGGTAAAATTACATCATTtaacaaaatgaagaaattttgaaatggaaCTATTCCATATCTACACATGTTTATTATACAAATGCCATCAACTATTATTTGTACTTGTTAGTAATTAGATTATTAATTGATGATACCATTAGTGTGATTGCTTAAATCAATTCGACAATTAAAGAGTGGGACAATGAAAAGAGAAGCGTTACAAAAATTAGGCGGCTCCATATGGACATATGACACGAACATTCTACATTTAAGtaacatttgttttttaatggAGGACTATGAGAGCTCAGTTATAACGTTTTTGGCATGGACTGtatatgaatattaattaatcaatagaAATCCGCATGATAAATAAAGAGTAATAGTCATCCCTCCCTAGTGCTTTCTCAAATATGACGATGATTAAGTTGTTAATGGCCGTCCCCCCATATGGAATGGAAAAGGGGTGGGAATTCCAAAGGAGATGTGTTTGGAATAAGAAGAAAGGGGGAGTCTGATAATGTCAACGGCGCAACTGGTAAAACACGTCTTTCATGCTGCATTCAACCATGCCCAGTTTTGAGTTTTCTTTCGAAAGCGGCCAattccatgaagacttccacaCCCCCCACCATTGCACCCCTAACCTAGTCAAAATCCCTGTGAATATCTCCCCCACCGACTCCTTCGCTCCAAGCTGTTTTGCAACGCCACTCACTACCCTTCTCCTTCGCTCCCGCATTACGCTATAAGGCTATAACAACTACCACCcgcttctttttcttcttcttcttctttcaaacctcttctctctatctctctgcCTATTATCCACCTTCAATGGCCACTGTAACCACAACACAGGCACAGGTGAATGCGCAATCTCTCCTCTCCATCAGACCCAAACCCACGCGAGTTTGCTTCTCCGTCGCTGCCTACGCCAAGAACGTAATAAAGCATCTCGCCGCTTGCAACGTTCCAATCCAGGAAGGTCTCTCCGATTCAGAATTCTCCACCATCGAAGCCTCTCTCGGCTTTACCTTCCCTCCCGATCTCCGATCCATTCTCCAGGAAGGCCTTCCGGTGGGCCCTGGCTTCCCCAACTGGCGATCGTCGTCGCACCAACAGCTTGAGATCCTCACCAGTCTTCCAATATTGGAGGTGTGTAAGGCGGTTTCCATGGGGAAGTTTTGGTGTAAATCTTGGGGCGATGAGCCTGTTGATTCCGACGAAGCTTTAGCTTTGGCCCGGCGGTTCTTGAAGAAAGCTCCGGTTCTTGTTCCGATATATCGCCACTGTTACATTCCTTCCAACCCGAATTTGGCGGGAAATCCGGTGTTCTTCGTCCACGGAGGACATGTTCGGATGTGGAGCTTGGACATGGCTGAATTCTTCCAGAAAGGGGAGTTCTTCCGGCTGGAGACGGAGGTGAGCGCGCCGGCGTGGGCGGCGACGACGGCGAGGAGAATTGAGTTCTGGACGGAGGCGGTGGAGAGGGCGCGTGGGGGGACGCGGGCGTGGTGGAGCGGGGAACTGGGTTATTGCATGGAGGAGCTGTTCTGGAGGTTGAGAGATGGAGGGTGGAGAGAGGAGGAGGTGAgggagatgatgatgatggacgGCCGCGATCAAAACGACAAAAAAGCTGCCGTTTCGAAAGACAACAAGGGCGTGGTGTGGCACGTGCATGTACTGTCCCTCCTGATGCTACGTGCGGGCTGGAGCACCGAAGATGTTGTGGACTCTCTCGATTTTCAAATCCAGCATACTCCACCGGACGGTGAATCATGGCTGGACTTTCAACATCCACACAGCTGTTCTCAGGGGGGCTGAGTTTTGCTACGATCACCCGCATCCTTCTGTTG includes:
- the LOC104878606 gene encoding uncharacterized protein LOC104878606; amino-acid sequence: MATVTTTQAQVNAQSLLSIRPKPTRVCFSVAAYAKNVIKHLAACNVPIQEGLSDSEFSTIEASLGFTFPPDLRSILQEGLPVGPGFPNWRSSSHQQLEILTSLPILEVCKAVSMGKFWCKSWGDEPVDSDEALALARRFLKKAPVLVPIYRHCYIPSNPNLAGNPVFFVHGGHVRMWSLDMAEFFQKGEFFRLETEVSAPAWAATTARRIEFWTEAVERARGGTRAWWSGELGYCMEELFWRLRDGGWREEEVREMMMMDGRDQNDKKAAVSKDNKGVVWHVHVLSLLMLRAGWSTEDVVDSLDFQIQHTPPDGESWLDFQHPHSCSQGG